A stretch of Candidatus Palauibacter australiensis DNA encodes these proteins:
- the ileS gene encoding isoleucine--tRNA ligase, whose amino-acid sequence MAYRPIPESVRGLETDILGCWEEEETFERSLAARADAPDFVFYEGPPTANAAPGVHHILARTIKDAVARYRTMSGYHVPRKAGWDTHGLPVELEVERSLGISGKPDIERYGIRRFNDMCRDNVFRYQDAWERLSRDIGYWLDYGAPYVTYSREFIESGWWALSEIEKRGLLYRGYRVIPTCPRCGTGLSSHEVAQGYRDVTEPAVYIKFHLADDPDDARILSWTTTPWTLPGNLGLAVGPDIPYARVRVLAEGADGATAPARTHDGPGGALPGEVLILARDRVSEVLRHPYEIVGEMRADELAGRSYRPLFPGAVDRSGSDTAWTVLEADFVTVDEGTGVVHTAVMYGEDDFRLGEAAGLPMQHTVGADGRFLDTVPGGISGMHVKDRETERALRDWAVAHDQLYVREMYEHSYPHCWRCDSALLYMARDSWYIRTTAVKSRLLEHNASIEWHPPETGSGRMGEWLQNNIDWALSRERYWGTPLPIWLCSEDCGDREVLGSFAELGRRVGGLPEDFDPHRPGIDGYEWNCAADGCDGTMRRVPEVADAWFDSGSMPYAQWHYPFENRDTFERYFPADYIAEGVDQTRGWFYSLLALSTILFDRAPFRAVVVNDQVLDAKGRKMSKSRGNAVDPRDALDTYGADVTRFYFLSGSNPWVPKRWDPSALRETDRKLFATLRHTYRFFALYANEEEWSHTASAAAPVSDRSDLDRWVLARLDRVVRLVGEALNSFDLTAGARAIQEFVLDDVSNWYVRRSRDRFWATQPGAAAASADAFSTLHECLATTARLLAPYAPFMSDWLHRALKDGASVHLADFPEPSGHSEPELEQAMDDVRRLVALGRAAREKAGVRIRQPLRALHAVLPEGRALGDAMAALAMEELNVKQVVSLEDSEDLTRLYAKPRFGALGPKHGARTPAVAGGIAKLDAAALRQLRAGESLDIEIGGERVRVTPEDLVIQEETLTDLAVATGGGYVAAVDTDIDDALRDEGYAREIVNRVQRLRRDAGLEVADRIRLGVAGPRDLEQAVSTHADYIAGETLAVEVRTGSAAPGGLDTVVVKIDDVEVCIGIGGVGERA is encoded by the coding sequence ATGGCCTACCGGCCAATACCGGAGTCCGTACGCGGGCTCGAAACCGACATTCTCGGATGCTGGGAGGAAGAGGAGACCTTCGAGCGCAGCCTCGCGGCCCGAGCGGATGCGCCGGACTTCGTGTTCTACGAGGGGCCGCCGACCGCGAACGCGGCGCCCGGCGTCCATCACATCCTTGCCCGCACGATCAAGGACGCGGTGGCGCGGTACCGCACCATGTCCGGATACCACGTGCCGCGGAAGGCGGGCTGGGATACCCATGGGCTGCCGGTGGAGCTCGAAGTCGAGCGGTCGCTCGGCATCTCCGGCAAGCCGGACATCGAGCGCTACGGGATCCGAAGGTTCAACGACATGTGCCGCGACAACGTGTTCCGCTACCAGGATGCGTGGGAACGGTTGTCGCGGGACATCGGCTACTGGCTGGACTACGGCGCACCCTACGTCACGTACTCGCGCGAGTTCATCGAGTCGGGCTGGTGGGCGCTCTCGGAGATCGAGAAGCGCGGCCTGTTGTACCGCGGATACCGGGTCATCCCGACGTGTCCGCGCTGCGGGACGGGCCTCTCGAGCCACGAGGTGGCGCAGGGCTACCGGGACGTCACCGAGCCCGCCGTCTACATCAAGTTCCACCTCGCGGACGACCCGGACGACGCGCGGATCCTGAGCTGGACCACGACCCCGTGGACGCTTCCCGGCAACCTCGGCCTCGCGGTGGGACCCGATATCCCCTATGCCCGCGTACGCGTCCTGGCCGAGGGCGCGGACGGCGCCACGGCCCCCGCGCGGACGCACGATGGGCCGGGCGGGGCTTTGCCGGGGGAAGTGCTCATACTCGCCCGCGACCGCGTCTCCGAGGTGCTGCGGCACCCGTATGAGATCGTCGGGGAAATGCGCGCGGACGAACTCGCGGGGCGGAGCTACCGCCCCCTCTTCCCCGGCGCCGTGGACCGCTCCGGCTCCGACACGGCGTGGACGGTGCTTGAGGCGGACTTCGTCACCGTCGACGAAGGGACAGGCGTCGTCCACACCGCGGTGATGTACGGGGAAGACGACTTTCGGCTGGGCGAGGCCGCGGGGTTGCCGATGCAGCACACGGTGGGCGCGGACGGGCGGTTTCTCGACACCGTGCCGGGCGGCATCTCCGGGATGCACGTGAAGGACCGGGAGACCGAGCGCGCACTCCGCGACTGGGCCGTCGCGCACGATCAGCTCTACGTACGCGAGATGTACGAACACAGCTATCCGCACTGTTGGCGCTGCGACAGCGCGCTTCTCTACATGGCGCGCGACTCCTGGTACATCCGGACGACCGCGGTGAAGTCCCGCCTGCTCGAGCACAACGCCTCCATCGAATGGCATCCGCCTGAGACGGGATCCGGCCGCATGGGCGAGTGGCTGCAGAACAACATCGACTGGGCGCTCTCACGCGAGCGGTACTGGGGAACCCCCCTTCCCATCTGGCTCTGCTCCGAGGACTGTGGGGACCGGGAGGTGCTCGGGTCCTTCGCGGAACTGGGACGCCGTGTCGGCGGCCTCCCCGAGGACTTCGATCCCCATCGGCCGGGGATCGACGGGTACGAGTGGAACTGCGCCGCCGACGGTTGCGACGGCACGATGCGGCGCGTGCCGGAAGTCGCCGACGCCTGGTTCGATTCCGGCTCCATGCCCTACGCACAGTGGCACTATCCGTTCGAGAACCGGGACACCTTCGAGCGCTACTTCCCGGCCGACTACATCGCCGAGGGCGTCGACCAGACGCGCGGCTGGTTCTACTCGCTCCTCGCGCTCTCCACCATCCTCTTCGACCGCGCACCGTTCCGCGCCGTGGTCGTCAACGACCAGGTCCTCGACGCGAAGGGGCGGAAGATGTCGAAGTCGCGGGGCAACGCGGTGGATCCACGCGACGCGCTCGACACCTACGGGGCCGATGTCACGCGCTTCTACTTCCTGTCGGGTTCGAACCCGTGGGTGCCGAAGCGGTGGGACCCGTCGGCCCTGCGCGAAACCGACCGCAAGCTGTTCGCCACGCTCCGCCACACGTATCGCTTCTTCGCCCTCTACGCGAACGAGGAGGAGTGGTCCCACACCGCATCCGCGGCGGCCCCCGTGTCCGACCGCAGCGACCTCGACCGCTGGGTGCTCGCGCGCCTCGACCGGGTCGTGCGGCTCGTGGGAGAAGCGCTGAACTCGTTCGATCTCACGGCCGGCGCGCGCGCCATCCAGGAATTCGTGCTCGACGACGTATCGAACTGGTACGTACGCCGCAGCCGCGACCGCTTCTGGGCGACGCAACCGGGGGCCGCGGCCGCGAGCGCCGACGCTTTTTCGACGCTGCACGAATGTCTCGCCACGACCGCGCGGCTGCTCGCCCCGTACGCCCCGTTCATGTCCGACTGGCTCCATCGCGCGCTCAAGGACGGCGCGTCCGTCCACCTGGCGGACTTTCCGGAGCCGTCGGGACATTCGGAGCCCGAACTCGAACAGGCGATGGACGACGTTCGGCGCCTGGTGGCCCTGGGTCGCGCCGCGCGGGAAAAGGCGGGGGTCCGGATTCGGCAGCCGCTGCGCGCGCTGCACGCGGTTCTGCCTGAGGGACGGGCGCTTGGGGACGCCATGGCGGCACTGGCGATGGAGGAACTCAACGTCAAACAGGTTGTGTCGCTGGAGGACAGCGAAGATCTTACCCGGCTGTACGCCAAGCCGCGGTTCGGGGCGCTGGGTCCGAAACACGGCGCGCGTACGCCGGCGGTCGCAGGCGGGATCGCGAAGCTGGATGCGGCGGCCCTGAGACAGCTCCGGGCCGGGGAGTCGCTCGACATCGAGATAGGCGGCGAACGGGTTCGGGTGACGCCCGAAGACCTCGTGATCCAGGAAGAGACGCTGACCGATCTCGCCGTGGCGACGGGAGGCGGTTACGTCGCGGCCGTGGACACCGATATCGATGATGCGCTGCGCGACGAAGGCTACGCGCGGGAGATCGTGAACCGCGTCCAGCGGCTGCGGCGCGATGCGGGGCTTGAGGTTGCCGACCGCATCCGCCTCGGCGTGGCGGGTCCGCGGGATCTGGAACAGGCCGTGTCGACGCATGCGGATTACATCGCCGGCGAGACGCTGGCCGTGGAGGTGCGGACCGGATCGGCCGCGCCGGGAGGCCTGGATACAGTTGTGGTGAAGATCGACGACGTCGAGGTCTGCATCGGCATCGGCGGCGTCGGCGAACGCGCCTGA
- a CDS encoding aspartate aminotransferase family protein: protein MTNSATANPAGTATAQWQDMDRRHHVHPFIDPRVVAEKGTRVIVGAEGRHLIDSDGRRILDGMGGLWCVNLGYGREELARAAYDQMVELPYYNTFFRSAPPATIELSRVLAELTPGAITHTFFSSSGSEANDTIVRLVRRYWDLRGQPEKKTFISRTYAYHGSTMAAASLGGFEAMHAMGDLPLPGFEHVMPPYWFAMGAPGETPEETGARAARAVEEKIAELGADRVAAFIGEPVIGAGGVIVPPDNYWPEIQRICRENDVLIVCDEVITGFGRTGEWFGAQKFGIEADLMTIAKGLTSGYLPMSAVLMTDAVFGVLAEGGVIPHGYTYSGHPVAAAVALENLRLMKEEGVVDRVREDTGPYFQARLRELNDHPLVGEVRGVGLVASVELSKDKTTRELFEPVGQVGALCHEHLYDEGVVFRAMRDVVCTSPPLTITRDEIDELVTKARAGIDRTARDLGMM, encoded by the coding sequence ATGACGAACTCCGCCACGGCGAACCCCGCCGGAACCGCCACGGCTCAATGGCAGGACATGGACCGACGCCATCACGTCCATCCCTTCATCGACCCCCGGGTCGTCGCCGAGAAAGGGACGCGCGTGATCGTGGGCGCGGAGGGCCGGCACCTCATCGACTCCGATGGCCGGCGCATCCTCGACGGCATGGGCGGTCTGTGGTGCGTGAACCTCGGCTACGGACGCGAGGAACTCGCGCGGGCGGCGTACGACCAGATGGTCGAACTCCCCTATTACAACACCTTCTTCCGTTCCGCGCCCCCGGCCACGATCGAACTGTCGCGGGTGCTCGCGGAACTCACGCCCGGCGCCATCACACACACCTTCTTCTCGAGTTCCGGTTCCGAGGCGAACGACACCATCGTCCGCCTCGTCCGCCGGTACTGGGATCTCCGCGGACAGCCCGAAAAGAAGACGTTCATCAGTCGCACCTACGCGTATCACGGCAGCACGATGGCCGCCGCCAGCCTGGGCGGCTTCGAGGCCATGCACGCGATGGGCGACCTGCCGCTGCCCGGCTTCGAGCACGTCATGCCCCCTTACTGGTTCGCCATGGGGGCGCCCGGCGAGACACCGGAGGAGACCGGCGCGCGGGCGGCGCGGGCGGTGGAGGAGAAGATCGCGGAACTCGGCGCGGACCGCGTGGCGGCGTTCATCGGCGAGCCCGTCATCGGCGCCGGGGGCGTCATCGTGCCGCCGGACAACTACTGGCCCGAGATCCAGCGCATCTGCCGCGAGAACGACGTGCTCATCGTCTGCGACGAGGTCATCACCGGCTTCGGCCGCACGGGGGAGTGGTTCGGCGCGCAGAAGTTCGGCATCGAGGCCGACCTGATGACGATCGCCAAGGGACTCACCTCCGGCTACCTGCCGATGTCCGCCGTGCTGATGACCGACGCGGTGTTCGGCGTGCTGGCCGAAGGGGGAGTGATCCCGCACGGGTACACCTATTCGGGCCATCCGGTCGCGGCGGCCGTGGCCCTGGAGAACCTCCGGCTCATGAAGGAGGAGGGCGTCGTCGACCGGGTGAGAGAGGACACCGGACCCTACTTCCAGGCGCGGCTGAGGGAGTTGAACGACCACCCGCTCGTGGGCGAAGTGCGGGGCGTCGGACTCGTGGCCAGCGTCGAACTCTCGAAGGACAAGACGACCCGGGAGTTGTTCGAGCCCGTGGGCCAGGTGGGGGCCCTCTGCCACGAGCACCTCTACGACGAGGGGGTTGTGTTCCGCGCCATGCGCGACGTCGTGTGCACGAGTCCGCCGCTCACGATCACGCGCGACGAGATCGACGAACTCGTGACGAAGGCCCGCGCGGGCATCGATCGGACGGCGCGGGACCTCGGCATGATGTAG
- a CDS encoding Zn-dependent hydrolase: MTAISGLRVNGDRLRGRLEEMARIGATPAGGVHRLALSDEDRRARDLFRTWAESLGLAVSVDGIGNMFARRDGTGDAAAESRPPLVLGSHLDSQPTGGRFDGPLGVLAALEVAETLEEQGVRTARPIEVVNWTNEEGARFPPAMMGSGVFSGRFTLADALGATDADGVTVSDAIDGIGYRGALPVGGRPIAAALELHIEQGPILEETGREIGVVTGVQGARWFDLTITGEEAHAGSTPLSRRTDPVAVFGRFLVDAYRRVERDFAPHGRLTFGVLAAEPASRNTVPGRVAVSVDLRHPDESTLDEMEDGLREAANRACLARGAAWRLDDVWRSPPVRFSDRCIDAVRAAADLCGYASMPIVAGAGHDSVHTNDVAPTGMIFTPCEGGISHNEAENITPAQAEAGANVLLHAALGLVEPTPADMLSAPTNPPGGDV; this comes from the coding sequence GTGACCGCGATCTCCGGACTTCGGGTGAACGGAGACCGGCTCCGGGGGCGCCTCGAGGAGATGGCGCGCATCGGCGCCACTCCGGCCGGGGGCGTCCATCGCCTCGCCCTGAGCGACGAAGACCGCCGGGCGCGCGACCTCTTCCGAACGTGGGCCGAGTCGCTGGGCCTCGCGGTGTCCGTCGACGGGATCGGCAACATGTTCGCCCGCCGGGACGGGACCGGCGACGCGGCGGCCGAAAGCCGACCCCCTCTCGTGCTCGGGAGTCACCTCGACAGCCAGCCGACGGGCGGACGGTTCGACGGGCCGCTCGGCGTTCTCGCCGCGCTGGAGGTCGCGGAAACGCTCGAGGAGCAGGGGGTACGGACGGCCCGTCCGATCGAGGTGGTGAACTGGACGAACGAGGAGGGCGCCCGTTTTCCGCCCGCCATGATGGGCTCGGGCGTGTTTTCCGGCCGGTTTACTCTCGCGGACGCACTCGGCGCGACGGACGCGGACGGGGTCACGGTCTCCGACGCCATCGACGGCATCGGCTATCGCGGCGCGCTCCCCGTCGGGGGCCGCCCGATCGCCGCCGCTCTCGAGTTGCACATCGAGCAGGGCCCGATTCTCGAGGAAACCGGACGAGAGATCGGCGTGGTGACCGGCGTGCAGGGCGCCCGCTGGTTCGACCTGACGATCACGGGAGAGGAGGCGCACGCGGGGTCGACGCCGCTGTCCCGGCGGACGGATCCGGTGGCGGTGTTCGGGCGGTTTCTCGTCGACGCGTATCGCCGCGTCGAACGCGACTTCGCGCCGCACGGCCGGCTGACCTTCGGGGTTCTCGCGGCGGAGCCGGCGTCGCGGAACACCGTGCCCGGGCGCGTCGCCGTCAGCGTGGACCTCCGTCACCCCGACGAATCGACCCTCGACGAGATGGAAGACGGTCTGCGCGAGGCGGCGAACCGCGCCTGTCTCGCGCGCGGAGCGGCGTGGCGGCTCGATGACGTCTGGCGCTCCCCTCCAGTGCGGTTTTCCGATCGGTGCATCGACGCCGTCCGCGCGGCGGCGGATCTCTGCGGCTATGCCTCCATGCCGATCGTGGCCGGCGCCGGACATGACTCCGTGCACACGAACGACGTCGCGCCGACGGGGATGATCTTCACCCCCTGCGAAGGCGGCATCAGTCACAACGAGGCGGAGAACATCACGCCCGCACAGGCGGAGGCGGGCGCCAACGTCCTCCTCCACGCGGCGCTCGGACTCGTGGAGCCGACGCCGGCTGATATGTTGTCCGCGCCGACAAACCCACCAGGAGGCGACGTGTGA
- a CDS encoding TraR/DksA family transcriptional regulator, with protein MNAEQRKHIEKRLLEARARATRELGHYDEEFTSSLQGADSDLAAYSFHMADQGTDAMEREKAFLFASKEGRLLYHIDEALRRLYRNPEHFGSCEHCGEEISFERLDALPHARLCIRCKEKEETGA; from the coding sequence ATGAACGCCGAACAACGAAAACACATCGAGAAGAGGCTGCTGGAGGCCCGGGCGCGTGCGACCCGGGAACTCGGCCACTACGACGAGGAGTTCACGAGCTCCCTCCAGGGGGCGGACAGCGATCTGGCCGCCTACAGCTTCCATATGGCGGACCAGGGGACGGACGCCATGGAGCGCGAGAAGGCGTTCCTGTTCGCGAGCAAGGAGGGTCGGCTGCTCTACCACATCGACGAGGCGCTGAGGCGGCTCTATCGGAACCCGGAGCATTTCGGAAGTTGTGAGCACTGCGGCGAGGAGATCAGCTTCGAACGGCTCGACGCCCTCCCGCACGCGCGGCTCTGCATCCGTTGCAAGGAAAAGGAAGAGACCGGTGCTTGA
- a CDS encoding CopD family protein, producing the protein MWFLIGTLSRWALFAGLLVAVGAVVFKLVVLRRFPGFDPEEDDHAGVAPERLAARIGGLAVLLAGAGTLGRLAAEASIFRDPFEPLGAELRLLIAGTSWGRAWLGQVAAVVVSGLAFALAAARGARAEFGWIAATAGVALLAYTPALAGHAVGAEHFVTPAIAADVFHMVAGGVWLGTLAVMAGVLYLGRRRGASLSKRRIVDWISAFSPLALGSAAVIAATGLFAAWLHLGAVSALWTEPWGRTLSLKLFVVLAIVGCGLYNWRRARGRVAEAGDAPRLPPTVIVELSAAGLLLLVTAVLTGTTPPAH; encoded by the coding sequence ATGTGGTTTCTGATCGGCACGCTCTCTCGCTGGGCGCTGTTCGCGGGTCTCCTCGTCGCGGTGGGGGCCGTCGTCTTCAAGCTGGTCGTCCTCCGGCGCTTCCCCGGGTTCGATCCGGAGGAGGATGACCACGCCGGCGTCGCGCCCGAGAGGCTGGCCGCGCGGATCGGCGGCCTCGCGGTACTGCTCGCCGGTGCGGGCACCCTGGGTCGCCTTGCGGCGGAAGCGAGCATCTTTCGCGATCCGTTCGAACCCCTGGGGGCGGAGCTTCGTCTGCTCATAGCCGGGACTTCCTGGGGTCGGGCGTGGCTCGGACAGGTCGCGGCGGTCGTCGTCTCCGGGCTGGCCTTCGCGCTCGCCGCGGCGCGGGGCGCGCGGGCGGAATTCGGCTGGATCGCGGCCACGGCGGGGGTGGCCCTTCTCGCGTACACGCCGGCGTTGGCCGGGCATGCGGTCGGCGCCGAACACTTCGTCACTCCGGCGATCGCCGCCGATGTCTTCCACATGGTGGCGGGCGGCGTGTGGCTGGGCACCCTCGCCGTGATGGCCGGGGTCCTGTATCTCGGCCGTCGCCGGGGGGCTTCGCTGTCGAAGCGCCGCATCGTCGACTGGATCTCGGCCTTCTCGCCGCTCGCGCTGGGATCGGCGGCGGTCATCGCCGCTACCGGACTCTTCGCGGCATGGCTCCATCTCGGGGCGGTCTCGGCGCTCTGGACCGAACCCTGGGGCCGGACGCTGAGTCTGAAGCTCTTCGTCGTCCTCGCGATCGTCGGTTGCGGCTTGTACAACTGGCGGCGCGCTCGCGGCCGGGTCGCGGAGGCCGGGGATGCGCCCCGTCTCCCTCCGACCGTCATCGTCGAGCTGAGCGCGGCGGGTCTGCTCCTCCTCGTCACCGCCGTCCTCACCGGCACGACGCCCCCGGCTCATTGA
- a CDS encoding carboxylate-amine ligase, which yields MKAPSLTLGIEEEYQVVHPETGELTSFITEILEGDDEETREQIHPELHQACVETASEVCRDVGEAREEVVRMRRLVSGTVAEKGLAIVAAGTHPFSTWEQQDITPLDRYVGLREDLQQVAERNLIFGTHIHVGIEDRDFMVDAMNVSRYFLPHLLALSTSSPFWEGSKTGLHSYRSIIWRNFPRTGIPMSFGSWNEYEHFIQTMVRSNTIPDSSKIWWDVRPNHKFPTLEFRVCDMCTRVEEVVCIAAIFQGIVAKLWKLRRDNLTFRQYPEVLLAENKWRAARYGLTGKLIDFGRQSEHPASDLIIEIVEWFLDDVVDELGTRAEVEYALRILREGSSSQRQIAVYEETGDTRAVVRHLMAETLEGV from the coding sequence ATGAAAGCGCCGTCACTTACGCTTGGGATCGAAGAGGAATACCAGGTCGTCCATCCGGAGACCGGCGAACTCACGTCGTTCATCACCGAGATCCTCGAAGGGGATGATGAGGAGACGCGCGAGCAGATCCACCCGGAGCTTCATCAGGCCTGCGTGGAGACGGCAAGCGAGGTGTGCCGGGATGTGGGGGAGGCGCGCGAGGAGGTCGTGCGCATGCGCCGCCTCGTCAGTGGCACGGTCGCCGAGAAGGGGCTCGCCATCGTGGCCGCGGGCACGCATCCCTTCTCGACCTGGGAGCAGCAGGACATCACGCCGCTCGACCGCTACGTCGGATTGCGGGAAGATCTGCAGCAGGTTGCCGAACGGAACCTGATCTTCGGCACCCACATCCACGTGGGCATCGAGGACCGGGACTTCATGGTCGACGCGATGAACGTGTCGCGGTACTTCCTCCCCCACCTGCTCGCGCTCTCCACGAGTTCCCCGTTCTGGGAGGGGTCGAAGACGGGGCTGCACTCCTACCGCAGCATCATCTGGCGGAATTTTCCGCGCACCGGCATCCCGATGAGCTTCGGGAGCTGGAACGAGTACGAGCACTTCATCCAGACGATGGTCCGCTCGAACACGATCCCGGATTCGAGCAAGATCTGGTGGGACGTCCGCCCGAATCACAAGTTCCCGACGCTCGAATTCCGGGTGTGCGACATGTGCACGCGCGTGGAGGAAGTCGTGTGCATCGCCGCCATCTTCCAGGGGATCGTGGCGAAGCTGTGGAAGCTGCGGCGGGACAACCTCACCTTCCGCCAGTACCCCGAGGTGCTGCTCGCCGAGAACAAGTGGCGCGCGGCGAGATACGGTCTCACCGGGAAGCTCATCGATTTCGGGCGGCAGAGCGAGCACCCGGCGTCGGATCTGATCATCGAGATCGTCGAGTGGTTCCTCGACGACGTGGTCGACGAACTCGGCACCCGCGCGGAGGTGGAATACGCGCTCCGGATCCTCCGGGAAGGGTCGAGTTCGCAGCGGCAAATCGCCGTGTACGAAGAGACCGGCGACACGCGGGCCGTGGTCCGGCACCTCATGGCGGAGACGCTCGAAGGCGTCTGA
- a CDS encoding RluA family pseudouridine synthase, producing the protein MSPPESDVEGPGERRLIEIGESEDGSLDRIDRLLAERLSLSRARVAQFISDGRVTVGGRVVRKRYRPRPGDRIEIELPPPVSTRLEPEDIPVEIRYADDDLAVVEKPAGLVVHPAPGHPEGTLVNALLFHLGGLSSIGGDRRPGIVHRLDKDTSGLMLVARRDAAHLALSAALRRREIERGYVAAAWGHFDQERFTVDCPIGRDPRDRKRMAVREAGRPAVTHFKRLERWNAAELLAVRLATGRTHQIRVHLGSLGHPVVADPFYGPDWERGFGGAGGRWAAALRRRAGRLFLHAAHLAFEHPGTGEALSFASPLPPPLLEAAEWARATS; encoded by the coding sequence GTGAGTCCGCCCGAATCCGACGTGGAGGGCCCGGGCGAACGGCGGCTCATCGAGATCGGCGAGAGCGAGGACGGATCGCTCGACCGGATCGACCGCCTGTTGGCCGAACGCCTCTCCCTGAGCCGGGCCCGGGTCGCGCAGTTCATCTCCGATGGCCGGGTGACGGTCGGCGGGCGGGTGGTGCGGAAGCGGTATCGGCCGCGGCCGGGAGATCGGATCGAGATCGAACTGCCGCCCCCGGTTTCCACCCGGCTGGAACCCGAAGACATCCCGGTGGAGATCCGGTACGCGGACGACGACCTCGCGGTGGTCGAGAAGCCGGCCGGACTCGTCGTCCACCCCGCGCCCGGCCATCCGGAAGGCACGCTGGTGAACGCCCTCCTGTTTCACTTGGGCGGCCTGTCGAGCATCGGAGGGGACCGCCGGCCCGGGATCGTGCACCGGCTGGACAAGGACACGAGCGGGCTCATGCTCGTCGCGCGGCGGGATGCGGCGCACCTGGCGCTGTCCGCCGCCCTCCGGCGCCGTGAGATTGAGCGCGGGTACGTCGCCGCGGCCTGGGGACACTTCGACCAGGAGCGTTTCACGGTGGACTGCCCGATCGGGCGCGATCCGCGCGACCGGAAGCGGATGGCCGTGCGCGAGGCCGGCCGGCCCGCTGTCACGCACTTCAAGCGTCTGGAACGCTGGAACGCCGCGGAACTGCTCGCCGTGCGGCTCGCCACGGGGAGGACGCACCAGATTCGCGTGCACCTGGGATCGCTCGGACACCCCGTCGTCGCGGACCCCTTCTACGGGCCGGACTGGGAGCGGGGGTTCGGTGGCGCCGGCGGCCGCTGGGCCGCGGCGCTCCGGCGCCGGGCCGGGCGACTCTTCCTGCACGCCGCGCACCTCGCGTTCGAGCACCCCGGGACCGGCGAGGCGCTGTCGTTCGCCTCGCCCCTGCCCCCGCCGCTCCTGGAGGCCGCGGAATGGGCCCGCGCGACCTCGTGA
- the lspA gene encoding signal peptidase II: MLEASGRGDGATPEHESPGLPGNRDFAARLWLTLVPIVVILALDIATKAWVMNTFELYERTPVIGDFFRFTYTHNRGAAFGLNIGEHSRIFFLVLSLIALGVLGVIYRGTPSSDRLRILAISLVSAGALGNIWDRIRLEAGVVDFLDFGIGASRFPIFNIADSAVTVGAVLLLVSFWLEGRREREMAAAAAEATPE, from the coding sequence GTGCTTGAAGCCTCCGGACGCGGGGACGGCGCCACCCCCGAACACGAGTCGCCCGGGCTGCCGGGCAACCGCGATTTTGCCGCCCGACTCTGGCTGACGCTCGTTCCGATCGTCGTCATCCTCGCCCTGGACATCGCGACCAAGGCGTGGGTCATGAACACGTTCGAGCTGTACGAGCGAACGCCGGTGATCGGCGACTTCTTCCGCTTCACTTACACACACAACCGTGGAGCCGCCTTCGGGCTCAACATCGGCGAACACTCGCGGATCTTCTTTCTCGTCCTCTCGCTGATCGCGCTCGGCGTACTCGGCGTCATCTACCGCGGTACGCCGTCCTCCGACCGACTGCGCATCCTCGCCATCTCGCTCGTCTCCGCCGGCGCGCTCGGCAACATCTGGGATCGCATCCGGCTGGAAGCAGGGGTCGTGGACTTCCTCGACTTCGGCATCGGTGCGAGCCGTTTTCCCATCTTCAACATCGCGGATTCCGCCGTGACGGTCGGCGCGGTGCTGTTGCTGGTCTCGTTCTGGCTCGAGGGCCGGCGCGAGCGGGAGATGGCGGCCGCGGCGGCGGAGGCGACCCCGGAGTGA